One stretch of Acidobacteriota bacterium DNA includes these proteins:
- a CDS encoding oligogalacturonate lyase family protein produces the protein MSGLKSFTAAVVCVLALAGPAGTARQSLPSPGSTPPSQYAFDFGPGDVSAGFQQVLATTIAPGAFSLPVSLSSGPASDAGRVFAPEPARPSLFIVGDSTVQNTTAGQLGWGTAIAHYFDAARIRVVNRALGGRSSRTFQTEGHWDQVLKEVKRGDYVLIQFGHNDVGSLNTGRARGTLPGIGEDTKDVVMEATGRAEVVHSFGWYLRKYVADARSNGVTPILCSLVPRNNWKDDKVIRATDDYVAWTRAIAESIGVPWLNLNEEVARHYDAIGADRVGKEFFFGDRTHTSPAGAQLTALTVVELLRAMPGRPFAAFFATTFSGAEWSTATREEWDDPAVLHLHTEPPHASMMVYPTPDLARTGRRDASPWFHSLNGAWKFQYSASPAARPAGFERPAFDDTAWSDIRVPGNWELQGFGMPIYSNSRYPFAYDSKNPRAQRNDNPVGSYRTVFELPEGWTGRRILLHFAGVDSAFYVWLNGQRIGYSEDSRTPAELDVTPHAHAGSNLLAVEVYRWSDGSYLEDQDMFRLSGIFRDVYLWSTPTQHIRDFEFRTDFDQARRDATCRATIMVLNSGGSPGAASASMQLLDADGRQVGQMVSQAIRVAARAEQRVSLALPVRGPRRWSSETPYLYTALLTLHDAAGRVLEVIPSRVGFRTVEIRDGRLLVNGQAILVKGVNRHEHSPDTGHAVERAWMVRDIEMMKQHNINAVRTSHYPNDPEWYALCDEYGLYVMDEANIESHAYGLGPDNRLANDLAWQPAHLDRIRRMVERDKNHPSVIWWSLGNEAGDGPNLAAGYQFVKQRDPSRPVHYQGSTRHGGSNSDINSFFYVTPADVVERARQRPTMPLIISEYSHAMGNSSGGLKEYWDVFYSGTNAQGAFVWDWVDQGIRLPIPSTRRTDGDARSSFFAYGGYWEDRAGIHNDNNFCQNGLVAADRQPHPGLRAIKYVYRYLHAAPVDLATGTISIKSWYDEINPKDLVEGRWDVLANGHVVASGPMPTLDLAPRQQKTVTLGLPVLRAEPGVEYFLNVSFTLKRETRWAQRGYEIAWEQWPLPLPAAPPRPPSTSDVPAPSTPLWMVDSAPFVRISGRDFALVFDRLNGVMTSYAYRGVKLLERGPLPDFWRAPTDNDNGAWKAQGIAARTDPSLDILAWRSAGSGWKVADVQVKRVDDTAATIVVQGTLPRVGASYTMTYDIRGTGEMIVDADYRPGPGPVAMMPRFGMELVASPGLENLTWYGRGPGETYSDRAFERVGVYSSTVSREWVEYARPQENGNKVDVCWVELTNRQGFGLRAEGLPLLSVGARHVKTSDIEQAAYSIDLPRRSETYLNLDMAQMGVGGIDSWTKLANPMEAYRIPGDQPHAYRVRLLPVARGAATPAAPPREWVDPATGHRIVRLSEEAGSASLYFHQNAYTATGDKLLITVPDGLATVEMKTRAIERVVSGRVSHVVVGPKTRQVFYLKDDAVYVTHLDTKDTRLVVRNPLLRTGSGLTLNATESLLAGSLVEEGAPPAPSGGGLEARWAARLPMALYTIDVASGAVKTVHRSTDWLNHVQFSPTDPTLLMFCHEGPWHKLDRIWTIRTDGTGLTKRHTRQMDMEIAGHEFFSADGRMIWYDLQTPKSEVFWLAGVDVATGQPVRYAVARADWSVHFNVSPDGTLFAGDGGGPASVAAPGNGQWIYLFTPGPAGLVATPLVDLSGHNYSLEPNVTFTPDGRWLVFRSNMHGASHVYAVELEKRPAQ, from the coding sequence ATGTCAGGGTTGAAATCGTTCACCGCGGCGGTCGTTTGCGTACTGGCCCTTGCAGGTCCAGCGGGCACTGCCAGGCAGTCTCTTCCTTCTCCTGGTTCAACGCCTCCATCGCAGTACGCCTTCGACTTCGGGCCTGGCGACGTGTCTGCCGGTTTTCAACAGGTGCTGGCGACGACCATCGCGCCGGGCGCGTTCAGTCTGCCGGTGAGCCTCAGTTCTGGGCCGGCTTCGGACGCCGGGCGCGTCTTTGCGCCAGAGCCGGCTCGGCCTTCGCTCTTCATCGTCGGCGACTCGACCGTCCAGAACACGACGGCGGGCCAGCTCGGCTGGGGAACGGCGATCGCGCATTACTTCGACGCCGCCAGAATCAGGGTCGTGAATCGCGCCCTTGGCGGCCGCAGCAGCCGCACGTTTCAGACCGAGGGGCACTGGGACCAGGTGTTGAAGGAGGTCAAGCGTGGCGACTACGTATTGATCCAGTTCGGCCACAACGACGTCGGGTCCCTGAATACCGGTCGGGCTCGCGGCACGCTTCCAGGCATTGGTGAAGACACGAAGGACGTCGTCATGGAGGCGACAGGCCGAGCCGAGGTCGTGCACAGCTTCGGATGGTACCTGCGAAAGTACGTGGCGGACGCCCGCTCGAACGGCGTGACCCCGATCCTCTGCTCCCTCGTGCCGAGAAACAACTGGAAGGACGACAAGGTGATCCGGGCGACTGACGACTATGTCGCGTGGACGCGGGCCATCGCCGAGTCAATTGGTGTGCCATGGCTGAATCTCAACGAGGAGGTGGCTCGTCACTACGACGCGATCGGGGCGGATCGGGTCGGCAAGGAGTTCTTCTTCGGGGACCGGACACACACGTCCCCGGCCGGTGCCCAGTTGACGGCGTTGACCGTGGTGGAGTTGCTGCGCGCGATGCCAGGACGCCCTTTCGCCGCGTTTTTCGCGACGACATTTTCCGGCGCCGAGTGGTCCACCGCGACGCGGGAGGAATGGGATGACCCCGCCGTGCTGCATCTCCATACGGAACCTCCGCACGCCTCGATGATGGTGTATCCCACGCCGGACCTCGCTCGCACGGGCCGTCGAGACGCGTCGCCGTGGTTCCACTCGCTGAACGGCGCGTGGAAGTTCCAGTACTCGGCCAGCCCGGCCGCCAGACCTGCGGGTTTTGAGCGGCCCGCCTTCGATGACACCGCGTGGTCTGACATCCGGGTGCCCGGGAACTGGGAACTCCAGGGATTCGGCATGCCGATCTACAGCAACTCCCGGTATCCGTTCGCGTACGACTCGAAGAACCCCAGGGCTCAGCGCAACGACAACCCGGTGGGATCGTACAGGACTGTCTTCGAGCTGCCAGAGGGGTGGACCGGCCGCCGCATCCTGCTGCACTTCGCCGGCGTCGATTCCGCGTTCTACGTGTGGCTGAACGGCCAACGCATCGGCTACAGCGAGGACAGCCGCACGCCGGCGGAGTTAGACGTGACGCCGCACGCCCACGCCGGCTCGAACCTGCTCGCGGTGGAGGTGTACCGCTGGAGCGATGGCTCGTATCTCGAAGATCAGGACATGTTCCGGCTGAGCGGTATTTTCCGGGACGTCTACCTCTGGAGCACCCCAACGCAGCACATCCGTGATTTCGAATTCCGCACGGACTTCGACCAGGCGCGACGCGACGCCACCTGCCGGGCGACAATCATGGTCCTCAATAGCGGGGGGTCCCCGGGCGCGGCCTCCGCGTCGATGCAGTTGCTCGACGCGGACGGCCGCCAGGTTGGGCAGATGGTCTCCCAGGCCATCCGCGTGGCTGCGCGCGCCGAACAGCGGGTATCGCTGGCGCTGCCGGTTCGCGGGCCGCGCAGGTGGAGCTCGGAGACGCCGTATCTCTACACGGCGCTCCTGACACTCCACGACGCTGCGGGACGCGTGCTCGAGGTTATCCCCTCGCGCGTCGGGTTCCGGACAGTCGAAATTCGCGACGGGCGCCTGCTCGTCAACGGGCAGGCCATTCTCGTGAAGGGCGTGAACCGCCACGAGCACAGCCCGGACACGGGCCACGCCGTCGAGCGGGCGTGGATGGTGCGCGACATCGAGATGATGAAGCAGCACAACATCAACGCCGTGCGCACCTCGCACTATCCAAACGATCCGGAATGGTACGCGCTGTGCGACGAGTACGGCCTGTACGTGATGGACGAGGCGAACATCGAGAGCCACGCGTACGGCCTCGGCCCGGACAATCGCCTGGCGAACGATCTGGCGTGGCAACCGGCCCATCTCGATCGCATCCGCCGCATGGTCGAACGCGACAAGAACCACCCATCCGTCATCTGGTGGTCGCTCGGCAACGAGGCCGGAGACGGCCCCAATCTCGCGGCCGGGTATCAGTTTGTAAAGCAGCGCGATCCGTCACGCCCGGTCCACTACCAGGGCAGCACACGGCACGGCGGGTCGAACTCCGACATTAACTCGTTCTTTTACGTGACGCCGGCAGACGTCGTCGAGCGGGCCCGGCAACGGCCCACCATGCCCCTCATCATCAGCGAGTACTCGCACGCGATGGGCAACAGCAGCGGTGGGCTGAAGGAATACTGGGACGTCTTCTACTCGGGCACCAACGCGCAAGGGGCGTTCGTGTGGGACTGGGTCGACCAGGGCATCCGCCTGCCGATCCCGTCGACGAGACGGACCGATGGCGACGCCCGGTCGTCGTTCTTCGCCTATGGCGGGTACTGGGAGGATCGCGCCGGCATCCACAACGACAACAACTTCTGCCAGAACGGCCTGGTGGCGGCCGACCGCCAGCCGCATCCCGGGCTGCGCGCGATCAAGTATGTCTACCGGTACCTCCACGCCGCGCCCGTAGACCTCGCCACCGGAACGATATCCATCAAGAGCTGGTATGACGAGATCAACCCGAAGGATCTCGTCGAGGGCCGGTGGGACGTGCTCGCCAACGGGCACGTCGTGGCGTCGGGTCCGATGCCCACACTGGATCTGGCGCCGCGCCAGCAGAAGACGGTCACGTTGGGGCTTCCGGTGCTTCGGGCCGAACCCGGGGTGGAGTACTTCCTCAACGTGAGCTTCACGTTGAAACGCGAGACGCGGTGGGCACAACGGGGTTACGAGATCGCCTGGGAACAGTGGCCGCTGCCATTACCCGCGGCTCCGCCCCGCCCGCCGTCGACGTCGGATGTGCCGGCGCCATCCACTCCTCTCTGGATGGTCGACAGCGCGCCATTTGTCCGAATCAGCGGCCGGGACTTCGCGCTCGTGTTCGATCGATTGAACGGCGTCATGACCTCCTATGCCTATCGGGGCGTGAAGCTGCTCGAGCGGGGTCCGCTCCCCGACTTCTGGCGCGCGCCGACCGACAACGACAACGGTGCCTGGAAGGCTCAGGGAATCGCCGCCCGCACTGATCCGTCGCTCGACATCCTGGCGTGGAGGTCGGCCGGCAGCGGCTGGAAAGTGGCCGACGTGCAGGTGAAGCGCGTCGATGACACTGCGGCGACCATCGTCGTGCAAGGGACCCTGCCTCGCGTGGGAGCCAGCTACACCATGACCTACGACATCCGGGGAACGGGCGAGATGATCGTCGACGCCGACTACCGCCCGGGTCCTGGGCCTGTGGCCATGATGCCGCGCTTCGGCATGGAACTGGTCGCGAGCCCGGGACTCGAAAACCTGACCTGGTACGGCCGCGGGCCGGGCGAGACGTATAGCGACCGGGCGTTTGAGCGTGTGGGCGTGTACTCCTCGACCGTCAGCCGAGAGTGGGTGGAGTACGCCCGTCCGCAGGAGAACGGCAACAAGGTCGATGTGTGCTGGGTGGAGTTGACCAACCGGCAGGGCTTCGGACTCAGGGCGGAAGGGCTCCCACTGCTGAGCGTGGGCGCCCGCCACGTGAAGACCAGCGACATTGAACAGGCGGCCTATTCGATCGACCTGCCGAGACGCTCTGAGACTTACCTGAACCTCGACATGGCGCAGATGGGTGTGGGGGGCATCGACAGCTGGACGAAGCTGGCGAATCCCATGGAGGCGTACCGCATCCCGGGTGATCAGCCTCACGCGTATCGGGTCCGCCTCCTGCCTGTCGCTCGAGGCGCCGCCACGCCGGCGGCTCCTCCTCGGGAGTGGGTCGATCCGGCCACTGGCCATCGCATCGTGCGACTCTCGGAGGAGGCAGGAAGCGCGTCGCTCTACTTTCACCAGAATGCCTACACCGCCACGGGAGACAAACTGCTGATCACGGTGCCGGACGGCCTCGCCACGGTGGAGATGAAGACGCGGGCCATCGAACGTGTCGTCTCGGGACGGGTCAGCCACGTGGTGGTCGGCCCGAAAACCCGCCAGGTCTTCTATCTGAAGGACGATGCCGTCTACGTGACGCACCTCGACACGAAGGATACGCGCCTCGTGGTGCGCAATCCCCTGCTGCGAACCGGATCGGGCCTCACGCTCAATGCGACTGAATCGTTGCTGGCAGGGAGCCTCGTCGAGGAAGGCGCGCCGCCCGCGCCGAGCGGAGGCGGCCTCGAAGCCCGGTGGGCAGCGCGGCTGCCGATGGCGCTCTATACGATTGACGTCGCGTCAGGCGCCGTCAAGACGGTGCATCGAAGCACCGATTGGCTGAATCACGTCCAGTTCTCACCGACTGACCCCACGCTGCTGATGTTCTGTCACGAGGGACCGTGGCACAAGCTGGATCGTATCTGGACCATACGCACCGACGGCACGGGCCTGACAAAGCGGCACACGCGGCAGATGGACATGGAGATTGCCGGGCACGAGTTCTTCAGCGCCGACGGCCGCATGATCTGGTACGACCTGCAGACGCCAAAGAGCGAGGTGTTCTGGCTGGCCGGCGTCGACGTGGCGACCGGCCAACCAGTGCGCTATGCCGTAGCCCGCGCAGATTGGTCGGTTCACTTCAACGTGTCGCCCGACGGAACGCTGTTTGCCGGTGACGGCGGCGGCCCGGCAAGCGTGGCGGCACCCGGCAATGGCCAGTGGATCTACCTCTTCACGCCAGGGCCCGCCGGACTGGTGGCCACGCCGCTGGTCGATCTGTCGGGGCACAACTACAGCCTGGAACCCAACGTGACCTTCACACCCGATGGCCGGTGGCTCGTGTTCCGGTCGAACATGCATGGCGCGTCACACGTGTACGCCGTCGAACTGGAGAAGCGACCCGCACAGTAG
- a CDS encoding glycoside hydrolase family 88 protein gives MRHGQWRWCGVVAGAVVGTMVLMVAASEMERDGAASRASGTPGATLAQAFANWPAGLSPAEVGTRVAENFVVRPFQRPTGFVIYPEVCTWYGSLTLARLTTNKDLQQRLVRKFDPLFTPEGSKNISPDAHVDYRVFGTVPLEIFIQTKDPRFLKLGRSFADKQWETTTVDGITTEARYWIDDMFMITAVQVQAYRATGKQVYVDRAARTMVAYLDKLQQPNGLFFHAPDSPFYWSRGNGWMAAGSAELLRSLPAKHPARPRILDGYRKMMASLLTMQGEDGLWRQLLDHPEAWPETSGTGMFAFAMVTGVKNGWLDAPTYGPAARKAWLGLVKYINADGNIGNVCAGTNKGTTVEYYLDRPRNVGDLHGQAPVLWTASALLR, from the coding sequence GTGAGACACGGACAATGGCGATGGTGCGGCGTCGTGGCGGGAGCCGTGGTGGGAACTATGGTCCTCATGGTGGCGGCGAGCGAGATGGAACGAGACGGCGCAGCGTCACGCGCTTCCGGTACGCCGGGCGCGACGCTGGCACAGGCGTTTGCCAACTGGCCCGCTGGATTGTCGCCGGCGGAGGTCGGCACACGCGTCGCCGAGAACTTCGTGGTGAGGCCATTCCAGCGACCGACCGGCTTCGTCATCTATCCCGAAGTCTGCACGTGGTACGGGTCGTTGACGCTGGCACGTCTCACCACCAACAAGGACCTCCAGCAGCGGCTCGTGCGCAAGTTCGACCCCCTCTTCACGCCCGAGGGCTCGAAGAACATCTCGCCCGACGCGCATGTGGACTACCGGGTGTTCGGGACGGTGCCGCTCGAGATCTTCATCCAGACGAAGGACCCGCGGTTCCTGAAACTGGGCCGCAGCTTCGCCGACAAACAGTGGGAGACCACCACGGTCGACGGCATCACCACCGAAGCGCGCTATTGGATCGATGACATGTTCATGATCACCGCCGTGCAGGTGCAGGCGTACCGCGCGACGGGCAAGCAGGTCTACGTCGATCGCGCCGCCAGAACGATGGTGGCGTACCTCGACAAGCTGCAGCAGCCAAACGGGCTCTTCTTCCACGCGCCAGACTCCCCGTTCTACTGGAGCCGGGGCAACGGCTGGATGGCCGCCGGTTCTGCCGAATTACTCCGCTCCCTGCCCGCGAAACACCCGGCTCGGCCCAGAATTCTCGATGGATACCGCAAGATGATGGCGTCGCTGCTGACGATGCAGGGCGAGGATGGGCTGTGGCGTCAACTGCTCGACCACCCGGAGGCATGGCCTGAGACCTCCGGCACCGGCATGTTCGCGTTTGCGATGGTCACGGGTGTAAAGAACGGCTGGCTCGACGCCCCGACCTACGGGCCGGCAGCCCGGAAAGCCTGGCTCGGTCTTGTGAAGTACATAAACGCCGACGGCAACATCGGCAATGTCTGCGCGGGCACGAACAAGGGCACGACTGTCGAGTACTACCTCGATCGACCACGCAACGTCGGCGATCTGCACGGCCAGGCTCCGGTCTTGTGGACGGCGTCAGCGTTGCTGCGATAG